From Mya arenaria isolate MELC-2E11 chromosome 12, ASM2691426v1, the proteins below share one genomic window:
- the LOC128211752 gene encoding alpha-2C adrenergic receptor-like gives MSDSLLTTSSVNFGHTVNGHSKDFNNTGMSNASDSDLLDQLNDEIKRAVTPVSVFVGIEAFLGFFGNLFVLYVFIKRYHECNFRYFVLCLAFLDLLSTLTTIPGEIITQQYWYKYPFPVFCKFKSFFNVFTVSGEALCLCTIAIDRYRKVCTPFGWQIKPRQALFMCGVIYGAAFAISLPVSFLWGIHQDVRIYNGRHVIVTICEKDAHFLHSKRPFAYATSVEVIIGICLVIMLVLYILVAKKLILGRPLTQIRQHSGAPMVSTSPGSITKSKQNPDVSSGGGVSNSDVPTRSGIATIELCSTDMKSLDDESEPVDVDDVRVTDADTTYAGGTSEKRHKEQVRRRRREIASRVRRKTYIMFVLTIIFIVTTILYMTLLAFISGGILKSLDDYEKAVYFFFFRLVFINHVINPFLYGCLDPQFKQIIGEIKKCVFKTLRRG, from the coding sequence atgagtgATAGTCTTCTGACAACAAGTTCTGTTAATTTTGGGCATACTGTTAATGGTCACTCAAAGGATTTTAACAACACTGGAATGTCTAATGCATCTGACAGTGATTTATTGGATCAACTGAATGACGAAATAAAAAGGGCTGTCACACCTGTGTCAGTTTTTGTTGGAATTGAAGCATTTCTGGGGTTCTTTGGCAATTTATTTGTACTGTACGTGTTCATAAAACGTTACCATGAATGTAACTTCCGCTACTTCGTACTGTGCTTGGCCTTTCTGGACTTACTCAGCACTCTGACTACGATCCCTGGGGAGATTATCACGCAGCAGTACTGGTACAAGTACCCGTTTCCTGTTTTCTGCAAGTTCAAGTCCTTCTTCAACGTGTTTACGGTGTCAGGGGAGGCACTTTGTCTGTGTACCATCGCCATCGATCGCTACCGGAAGGTGTGTACGCCATTCGGATGGCAGATTAAGCCTCGCCAGGCGCTATTCATGTGCGGCGTCATCTATGGCGCGGCATTCGCCATTTCACTTCCGGTTTCATTCCTTTGGGGAATCCACCAGGACGTCAGGATATACAACGGAAGACACGTTATCGTCACCATCTGTGAAAAAGATGCTCATTTTCTACACAGTAAACGCCCGTTTGCATACGCTACATCAGTGGAGGTGATAATTGGCATTTGCCTAGTAATCATGCTCGTTCTTTATATACTGGTGgcaaaaaaactcattttaggTCGCCCTTTGACTCAAATACGCCAACACTCGGGTGCGCCTATGGTCAGCACATCGCCAGGGTCAATAactaaatcaaaacaaaatcccGATGTGAGCAGTGGGGGTGGCGTTTCTAATTCTGATGTACCAACCAGAAGCGGAATAGCAACAATTGAGTTATGTTCAACGGACATGAAGTCCCTGGATGATGAAAGTGAGCCGGTTGACGTAGATGATGTTCGTGTGACTGATGCCGATACTACATACGCTGGTGGGACGTCAGAAAAACGTCACAAAGAACAGGTACGGCGTCGACGTCGAGAAATAGCGAGCCGCGTTCGCCGGAAAACGTACATCATGTTCGTTCTGACAATAATATTCATTGTCACAACAATTCTCTATATGACATTATTAGCATTTATATCAGGAGGTATCTTAAAAAGTTTAGATGACTATGAGAAGGCTGTGTATTTCTTCTTCTTCAGACTTGTGTTCATAAACCATGTTATCAACCCTTTCTTGTACGGCTGTCTTGACCCtcagtttaaacaaataataggAGAAATTAAGAAATGCGTGTTTAAAACACTAAGGAGAGGATAA